From Diceros bicornis minor isolate mBicDic1 chromosome 16, mDicBic1.mat.cur, whole genome shotgun sequence, one genomic window encodes:
- the ADNP2 gene encoding activity-dependent neuroprotector homeobox protein 2 isoform X3 — protein sequence MFQIPVENLDNIRKVRKKVKGILVDIGLDSCKELLKDLKGFDPGEKYFFNTSWGDISLWEPSGKKVRTKATANVASKRPRRVIDLETKLKVIKDYKGGKSVMGIARQSGMSHSTIATILKNKNKVMEAVKRSALLKAMKLTKIREGPISDMEKLLMTWIEDQTQKHIPLSTMMITAKAKSLFAMLKEKAGPDCNVEFNASSGWFKRFKNRYSLHNVKVNDQSANADVMATEEFLETLDKLIVEENYLPEQIFNMDETSLFWKWMPEGTFIYKEAKSVPGFKAFKDRITVLLGGNVAGYKLKPFVIWHSENPRALKHINKDTLPVYYRSSKNSWMTQLLFQDALLNCYASEMEKYCLENNIPFKILLIVDNAPRHPPFVGDLHPNIKAVFFPPNTTSLIQPMHQGVIAAFKAYYLRRTFAQAIAATEEETEKTLVQFWKDYNIYDCIRNLSWAWGDVTKECMNAIWNKTLKRFVDNFKGFAKDEEVAKINKAVVKMANNFNLGVDEHDIEELLEVVPEELTNEELLELEQECIAEEEAREKETAGEEKEELPRKFTVKGLAEAFADLNKLLKKFENMDPNPERFSLIERNVRGALSAYKQIYDEKKKQTKQTTMDMFLKRVTPPQ from the exons ATGTTTCAAATTCCTGTGGAGAATCTTGACAACATCAGGAAGGTACGGAAAAAGGTGAAAGGCATTCTTGTGGATATTGGGCTTGACAGCTGCAAGGAGTTGCTGAAG GACCTTAAAGGCTTTGATCCAGGAGAGAAGTACTTTTTTAACACATCATGGGGAGATATTTCTCTCTGGGAACCTTCTGGAAAGAAAGTG cgTACAAAagccactgctaatgttgccagtaagaggccacgtcgagtgattgacctggaaacaaaattaaaagtgattaaggactacaaaggtggaaaatcagtgatgggtattgctcgccagtcaggcatgtcccattccaccatagctacaatcttgaagaacaagaacaaagtgatggaagctgttaaaagATCTGCCTTATTGAAGGCAATGAAACTAACAAAAATTcgagaagggcctatatcagacatggagaaacttctaatgacctggattgaagaccagacacagaagcatatccctctcagcaccatgatgatcacagctaaagcaaaaagtttgtttgcaatgttgaaagaaaaggctggacctgaCTGCAATGTTGAATTTaatgctagctctgggtggtttaaacgatTCAAGAAtcgttattcattacataatgtgaaagtgaatgATCAATCTGCAAATGCTGATGTGATGGCAACTGAAGAATTTttagaaactctagataagctgattgtggaggaaaattacttgccagagcaaatattcaatatggatgaaacctccctattctggaaatggatgcctgaagGGACTTTCATttataaggaggccaagtcagtgccaggtttcaaggcttttaaggacaggataacagtcttgcttgggggcaatgttgcaggctacaaattgaaaccgtttgtgatctggcacagtgagaatcCCAGGGCCTTGAAGCATATTAATAAggacacactgccagtgtactacaggagcagtaagaattcatggatgacccagctcctcttccaagatgccctcctgaattgctatgccagcgaaatggagaagtactgtttggagaataacatacctttcaagattttgcttattgttgataatgctcccagacatcctccttttgttggtgatcttcatcccaatatcaaagcagtctttttccctccaaacaccacctctttgatccaacccatgcatcaaggagttatagcagcttttaaggcttactacctgaggaggacctttgcccaggctattgctgcaactgaggaagagacTGAGAAGACACTggtgcaattctggaaggattacaacatctatgactgcatcaggAACCTttcttgggcttggggtgatgtcaccaaggagtgtatgaatgccATCTGGAATAAGACACTTAAGAGGTTTGTTGataacttcaaaggatttgccaaggacgAGGAAGTTGcgaaaatcaacaaggctgttgtcaagatggcaaacaactttaacctgggtgtggatgaacATGACATTGAGGaactcctagaggtggttcctgaggaactgactaatgaggaattgttggaactggaacaggaatgcatagctgaagaagaggcaagagaaaaggaaactgcaggggaagaaaaagaagaactcccaagaaaattcacagtgaagggtttagcagaagcttttgcagacctcaacaagctccttaaaaaatttgaaaacatggaccccaacccCGAAAGATTTtcgttaatagagaggaatgttcgtggtgcattatctgcttataagcaaatctatgatgaaaaaaagaaacaaaccaagcaaactacCATGGACatgtttctgaaaagagtgacacctcctcaataA